A window of Danio aesculapii chromosome 16, fDanAes4.1, whole genome shotgun sequence genomic DNA:
ACAATATCACGGCCCAGCTCAAAATCTCTGTGGTGGAGGCACAGGCGAAATGAAGAACCCTCAAGGTTTGGCAGTAACTGTTCCATTACCCAGTCCTCATCTGCCGAATTGTAGGAAACAAAGGCATCGTAATTGTATTTTTCCTCCTGGTCCCTTAAGCGACGCCACTGTTCTCCAAACCACGATCGAAACACATAGTAGCCATACTTGAATTTCCAGTAAAGTTTGACATAGAGAAGTGGTATTAAGGTTATTAAAATTGTCAATGTGAAGGTTGAGGAAAAAAAGTAGAGCTCTATGTCCAAATAACACACTTTAGTGTCAAAGTTGTGAAAATATGAGCCTGGGTGGTCTGGGCATGTGATATTGAAAAGATGTGGAAATTGGAGCCTCTTATTCATTATGGTCCAGTTCTGTAGATCACTGTTATGGCAGCCACAACTGAGAGGACAACTGCGCATGTCGATGTACGTTAGATTAGTCAGATTGTCCAGTAAACTAATGTCCAAAGACATCATGGGATTTCGATTCAAATGCAGCGTCTTCAGTCCTGTGAGATTTCCGAAAACATCTTTTGAAAAAGATTTAATACCCATGTTCTCAAGAGATAACGTCCTTAGTTTTTGAAGGTTTTTGAAAATTCCAGATTGGAGCTGGGCTACCCCAGCACACGAGTTGTCCAGTGTTAGGTAATCCAAGTTTTTCAGGTCGTCAAACGTTTCATCACCAAATCCAATAATATGATTGTTGGTGAGATACAGACTTTTCAGAGAAGTTAGACCACGGAAAAATGCACTAGGCAACAAGTTAATGCCGCTAGGTTGCTGTCCATTAAGTTTCAGGTCGTAAAGTCGAGACATATTTTTAAACGGCGAGTGTGTATGTTCTGTAAAATACACAATCTTGTTACCCTGCAAATCAAGCACCTGCAGGGTGCCAGAGAGTTTCCCAAAGAGTATGACATCAATCATTTTAAGATGATTTCTGTCTAGATACAAATTGCTCAAGCTATAGAGCCCATCAAAAGCATGCGGCTTCAGCTGTGAGATCTTGTTCCCGCCTAAATCTAAAATATCTAGTTTAGACAGATTCTGAAAGGTGTAGTTGAAAATGACAGCTATTTGATTGTTGCGCAGGTTGAGAGTCTTCAGGTTAGTGAGATCTTCAAAGCTGTCATTGTAGATATCACTCAAAAGGTTGTTGTCGAGTCGAAGAGTCTTGAGATCTATGAGCCCACTTAAGGCTTTATGGTCCATATAAGCAATTATGTTGATGTTCAGCTCCAGTGTTTGTAATTTTGGGGTATTGCTGAAGGCATAACCACTGATCTGAAGAATACGGTTGTATCGGTAGCTCAGGTTTGTCAGGCTATTATGCTTTTCTGCTTTGTTGCAGGATATTAGCCTGGTCAGATGATTATGCTCCATCTTGAGACTATTCAGTTGAGTCTGATTGTGGAGAAACTGCAAGCAGCCGACGCTTTTCAGCTCGTTCCGTGAGAGGTCCATTTCATGTGTGATACTGGGGCAATAacgaaatgtattgttttttagagCTCCTATAGAATTGCTCTGGAGGAACATGTTAGGTATTTGTAAATCTTTATGGCTGTGATTTCGCATAAGGACACACAGTGAACTCAGTGCATGGGAGGTCTTCAGCTTCAGGCCAGAAAAGTCAATGTGCCACGGATGCACATTGGGATAAGTAAGAAGTTT
This region includes:
- the tlr21 gene encoding toll-like receptor 21, with protein sequence MAYSACHELMLKATFICLIKLACSYSFRSCIEIPDSNHTIFTCVKSYERDITAIVSDVFPTALNLTISRSNIEYVQSQSFDHLPNLTALILDANHITNIDKDAFNNLHHLQTLNLSCNSISFLHRDVFSELHNLTQLLLGSNKLTNPDKYLFSSLTNLKILDLRRNHLYNFSSVVECITNLTTLIKLDLSFNKLTTLQHSTYLPESLASLYLSDNKLKTLGCAKSFLMNVKVLDLSDNKNLASKSFLGLKLENIRYLRLRFTNISIFKLLTYPNVHPWHIDFSGLKLKTSHALSSLCVLMRNHSHKDLQIPNMFLQSNSIGALKNNTFRYCPSITHEMDLSRNELKSVGCLQFLHNQTQLNSLKMEHNHLTRLISCNKAEKHNSLTNLSYRYNRILQISGYAFSNTPKLQTLELNINIIAYMDHKALSGLIDLKTLRLDNNLLSDIYNDSFEDLTNLKTLNLRNNQIAVIFNYTFQNLSKLDILDLGGNKISQLKPHAFDGLYSLSNLYLDRNHLKMIDVILFGKLSGTLQVLDLQGNKIVYFTEHTHSPFKNMSRLYDLKLNGQQPSGINLLPSAFFRGLTSLKSLYLTNNHIIGFGDETFDDLKNLDYLTLDNSCAGVAQLQSGIFKNLQKLRTLSLENMGIKSFSKDVFGNLTGLKTLHLNRNPMMSLDISLLDNLTNLTYIDMRSCPLSCGCHNSDLQNWTIMNKRLQFPHLFNITCPDHPGSYFHNFDTKVCYLDIELYFFSSTFTLTILITLIPLLYVKLYWKFKYGYYVFRSWFGEQWRRLRDQEEKYNYDAFVSYNSADEDWVMEQLLPNLEGSSFRLCLHHRDFELGRDIVDNIVAAVYGSRKTICVVSQSFLRSEWCSLEIQLASYRLFQEMQDVLLLVFLEPIPERQLSAYHRMRKVMLKKTYLQWPGSNCSDPNSAKELFWNQLKRALRSSNIGSQEERKMDDNDQRRKEKVCANKEEREYFVNQTPTEDEIYYLMP